Genomic window (Nicotiana sylvestris chromosome 7, ASM39365v2, whole genome shotgun sequence):
AGCAAATTGTTGCTTTGGGATTACTGGGAGCATCGTGACTATGGAGCATTACTTGTGAGtgttgatagcaaatgttggcaagtgcaacggttatgAGAATCGTATTTGGAACAATGTTCATCCCATGGGCATACAGTATGTgttaatgatttcgcaatcctagtgcctgcatctaaagaaaaattatgagttttgtaagggggaaggtttGTTTGTATCCCCACtagctttgcttgactcgttgGGCTTCgatctggtgataccgtctgtattattggggtagtgcttctaaacaaagcagtttcaataataaacatgcatgactttgtaaaaatatgacataagtgtataatttcaaaaaaaaaacttttagatgaaccgacgactgtgacgtgctTTGGGACGTTGCAACCTCTCCtactatggaattttgagggtcctcctcacaattctaccctagtttgatgggttgacatttctgactgttgctcgtgcgGTGATTGGCTGAAATTGCTTCagaattttgagagtcctcctcaaaattctgccccagtttccaattgcggagGGGGGGGGAATGTTATTTTTaataaattgtgaccgaacccatagggctacctatgtatcccctcttaaacgtgAATCAGGTCAGGcctagttcaatttacatcatataaggaaagcataaaaattacacatagtaacgcttgaccgcatctgaattgattggctttggccagacttctccgtccatttctgaaAGTATGAGGGCTCttcctgtcaaaacccggtgaaccatgtatggaccctgccagttgggagagaacttccctttggcttcatctcaATGCAGAAAAcgtttctttaacaccagctgcccctgtgtgaactgtcttggcttgactcttttgttaaaggctctggacattctgttctgatagagttgaccatagAAAAATGCATTCATTCTTttctgtctataagggctagCTGCTGATAATGACTTTTCACCTACTCTGAATCGTTGaactcagcttcttgtatgatccttagggaaggaatttctacctcaacgggaTTGACAACTTTTGTAtagtaaaccagcatatagggggttgccccggttgatgtgcggagtGTAGTACGATACCCCAGaagagaaaatgataacttctcgtgcctcTGTCTGTGATTCTTTGTCATTtaccttaatatcttcttgatattcttattggcggcttctacagctccattcatctgaggtctgtaggttgtagaattcttgtgtttgatcttgaaagtctcgcacatagctttcatcaagtcgttgttgaggttggagccattatcagtaatgattgactctgggatTTCGAATAGACAAACATGTGGTCGCAGACAAAATCTGCCACGaatttcttagtcactgctttatAAGATGTCGCTTTGacctatttggtgaaatagtcgatggctactagaataaacctgtgtccattggaagcggcaggcttaattggtccaataacatccatcgcCCAGGCAGCGaacggccacggtgagcttgttgtgttgagcTCGCTTGAAGGTACCTTTAtaatatctgcatgtatctgacagcggtggcattttcagACATATTgcatgcagtctgtttccatagtcatccaaaagtaaccagtcCAGAGTATCTTCCTTGCTAAGACAAAACTGTTCATatatggaccgcaggtcccaacatgaatttcctctagtagcctggattattcctttgcgtcgacacatcttaatagtcctaaatcaggagtcctcctatacaggattccacttgttggacaatctccaaaATGTACACTTCTGAGTAGGATTAGCATGctccgggtactctccttttgccaaatattccttgatatcatgaaaccaaggttttccatttgcttcttcttcaacatgggcatagTAAGCTGACTGATTAAGGATTCTCATCGGAATGAGATCGATGAAATTtttgtctagatgttgtatcatagatgaaagggtagccaatgcatcagactcattctggattctgggaacatgatGGAATTCTGTTTTCATGAACCTCatcctcaattcctgtacatgatgcagacacgagagtatcttggagttcttggctGCCCATTCCTCTCATACCTagtgtataagtaagtctgaatctccaatcataAGCAGCTCatgaacattcatgtcaatggccattttgagtcctaagatacaggcttcatactcgaccatattgttggtgtaggggaacttgagtttggcagacacgaGATAATGATGACCGGTTtctaatactaggactgctcctatgccaactcttttAAAGTTTGcttctccatcgaagaacattctccaaccgtcataggattctgcaatgtcttctcctatgaatgatacctcttcatcaggaaaatatattttcagggatttgtattctccatccacggggttttcggCAAGGTGGTCTAACAGTGCATGTCctttgaccgctttctgagttacgtaaacaatgtcgaacttaCTTAACAGggtttgccacttggctaacttgccagtgggcatgggcttctgaaagatgtacaccaaaggatccatccttgatatgagatatgtagtataggcacagaagtaatatCTCAATttctaagctacccaagtcagagcataatagatgcattccaatagagaatatcggacctcgtatggggtgaacttcttactgagaaaataaatggcttgttccttcctctctgtttcatcatgctgccccagaacgcagccaaaagctccatctaacactgtaATGTAGAGTAGTAAGGGTTTACcgggctcgggcgggactaagactggtggtgttgataggtactcttTGATTCTaccgaaggccttttggcagtcattagtccatttggtagcggcgtccttcgtcaacatcttaaagattggctcacagataactgtagactgtgctatgaactggctgatgtagttaagccttcccaagaaactcatcacatccttctttttctttggcaCTGGTAGTTCCTaaatggctttgactttcgatggatccagttctattcctcggtggctCACAATAAATCCAAGAAATTTCCCAGTAGGaacccaaatgcgcactttgctgggtttagtttcaggttgtacctctgcaatctattgaagaacttcctcatatgtgtatatttggcaaagggaagtcgtctttcggactggcccgattgagataccggtagtcgacacagactctaaccttcccatccttctttgtcactggcacaatattggatAACCAtatcgggtattctactaccctaataaccttagctttgatctgcttgttgacttcttccttgattttcaaacttatatcagacttgaactttctaagcttttgctttaccggtggacacattggattggttggtagtttgtgagccataatagACATACTCAGACTAATCATGTCATTATATGAGCAggaaaatatgtcctcatactctttcaGAAATTCTGTatatggcgataggtgaatgctaattcgtgtttccttgacgttttctacatcccccaggttgacaattttggtctcgtccaggttggacttaggtttgttctaaaagttctcaacttctttgacaatctcatcaggtatgtcatcttcctctaaatcgatgtccgtttgttgcgttgtttcgttgcatgtcacagtcattggttcatcaagataagtaatagtaatgctgtattggtaaagtaaggagagaaaatgatagtaataaatattaattcataagaaaaatcgaaaatgcttttgataaatggAATAACTATTTTGAAATTGCACATCTTATTACGGGaattaaaaatgtgaaaagaaaatcatttagtaaataaaatagtgagtaatgtttgttttagccttgctaccccgaagctcaTAGGGCTTTGGttatcctgatggtccaattattgagatgtgtacctctgctcacagcctgtatggaagggccttcctccccctcctcctcgagattaacacaacagtccatatcactgtcctttagaaacaagttcttcattgccgcaagtgcttcttcttcacccgacccataaataatgtcagcctattggaaagtctgctccagatgcggtattgaCTGCTTTAGTGGATAGTACGGACCgtaccatggtggcgaccaattattgaattcttcccaggtgtaatcatatcccagaTCGAAGGTAGTGctatgtttcttgagttttataggcttagagattctttggaggttcttgccgagccctttgctaggtttgtacccactccaattcagtatactctcaattttgctatcccgccatttgtctttgtcgacagCATTGACCCGCTCGATGTGGTGGTAAATTTCTCCACCTAGTTTACTTCTTCCCGCGATCCGCAAAATGGTATGCCGACtttatatatagggttgctaccatcgccgtgaatgatcacttcctggtgattctaTTCGAATTTTAGtgcctgatgcagcgttgatgatacggccccagcagcatgaatccatggtcgtcccagtaGTAAGTTGTAAGATGTTGGTACATCTATCACCTAGAAATCGACCttgaaccaggttggtcccatctgcaggcatagactaatctcaccaatggtggacctctaagaaccatcgaaggctttcacatagatttctccatcctttatctcatgcaaccctttacccaacttcttgagtgttaccagcggacaaatattAAGACTGGAACCTTCATCGATCAgtattctggtgatgaaataatcttcgcattgcatggtgatgtgcagtgctttattgtgccccagcccttcaggtggtagctcgtccttatgaaaggtgatcttgtggctttccaacaATTGTCCTACCCTATTGGCCACTTCCCTGCTAGTGACGTTGCCACTAGAatggtacaacatttgtatagaatggttcCATGGTCGACATCGCCACTAGAATCGGCACTACTCTCCTTACTCTGCAtagaacatgtgccttgggtggcaagactgcaacctcaaatggtgcaggtgcatttgccagagacacgaattcaacctcaatcaGTGCTGGTGTCTTGGCAGATGGTGCTGCTTCGAACTCAAaaggtacagacatattcacctcagcgtcctcgGACATTTGGATCTAGACCATGATTGGGCTGAGAGTAATTGTCGGTTTCTTTGGGTTATCACCTTctacgatcaacccgattgatccctcgggatcctaatcatcttctatttcaatcatgtggatgccTCTACCTTTATGGTCTagcagagggttattgcggacatttggagtgggttcctttgtcacaataatcttgttatcaatcaaggactgtatcttgtctttcaagaagcagcattcatcgatggtgtgccctttcatgccggagtggtatg
Coding sequences:
- the LOC138873404 gene encoding uncharacterized protein — its product is MSEDAEVNMSVPFEFEAAPSAKTPALIEVEFVSLANAPAPFEVAVLPPKAHVLCRKPMPTGKLAKWQTLLSKFDIVYVTQKAVKGHALLDHLAENPVDGEYKSLKIYFPDEEVSFIGEDIAESYDGWRMFFDGEANFKRVGIGAVLVLETGHHYLVSAKLKFPYTNNMVEYEACILGLKMAIDMNELRMRFMKTEFHHVPRIQNESDALATLSSMIQHLDKNFIDLIPMRILNQSAYYAHVEEEANGKPWFHDIKEYLAKGEYPEHANPTQKCTFWRLSNKWNPV